One region of Manis pentadactyla isolate mManPen7 chromosome 9, mManPen7.hap1, whole genome shotgun sequence genomic DNA includes:
- the LOC118924743 gene encoding zona pellucida sperm-binding protein 3 receptor-like yields the protein MQLPKVPHGSLERKENMAAWSLPRPGRVSDPTLFQMTLVATLLATVLGDCGPPPDLLFASPINKLHKMDFKTGTVLKYTCHPGYSRIGSSRVTCNAKGLWDYSVFCIKKRCRNPGDLPNGKVEVKTDFLFGSVIEFSCSEGYILIGPTTSHCEIQDKGVDWSDDFPQCVIAKCEPPPAIRNGRHSGGDEDFYPYGSSVTYSCDPDFSLLGQASISCTVENKTLGVWSPSPPTCENIVCHQPLVPNGIFVSGFGPLYSYRDSIVFNCKKGYLMNGSSLIRCEADNKWHPSPPICELNSCIDLPKIPYASWERRACNLRNQEVFEIGTVLKYQCKLGYRPTVDEPLTVTCQKNLTWTTSKGCERVCCPTPKLENIRITRGRRHFSDRCVYAYEDHVSYVCDDGYYPVSPDGKSSCRADGKWRPEMPACEPAMCLKPEIKNGKLSVDKDQYVTPENVIIHCDSGYDLVGSQNITCSKNRTWYPEVPKCEWVYPEGCEQVLVGRALMQCLPNPKDVKLALEVYKLSLEVELLERQRDKAKRSTP from the exons ATGCAACTCCCAAAAGTTCCACATGGGTCCCTCGAAAGGAAAGAGAATATGGCAGCTTGGTCCCTTCCTCGGCCGGGGAGAGTCTCTGATCCGACTCTGTTTCAAATGACTTTGGTTGCTACTCTCTTGGCTACTGTTCTTG GTGATTGTGGTCCTCCACCTGATTTACTGTTTGCCTCTCCAATAAACAAGTTGCATAAGATGGACTTCAAAACTGGAACTGTTCTGAAATACACTTGCCATCCCGGCTATAGTAGAATTGGTTCAAGTCGTGTTACTTGTAATGCTAAAGGTTTATGGGACTATAGTGTCTTTTGTATCA aGAAACGATGCAGAAATCCAGGAGACTTACCCAATGGGAAAGTGGAAGTTAAgacagattttctctttggttcaGTTATAGAATTCAGCTGCTCAGAGGG ATACATCTTAATTGGCCCAACCACCAGCCACTGTGAGATCCAAGATAAGGGAGTTGACTGGAGTGATGATTTCCCGCAATGTGTGA TTGCCAAGTGCGAGCCTCCTCCAGCCATCCGCAACGGGAGGCACAGTGGTGGAGATGAAGACTTCTATCCATATGGCTCTTCTGTAACCTACAGCTGTGACCCCGACTTCTCGCTGTTAGGCCAAGCCTCCATTTCTTGCACAGTGGAGAATAAGACCCTAGGGGTGTGGAGCCCAAGCCCTCCTACCTGTGAAA ACATTGTCTGTCATCAGCCACTGGTTCCAAATGGAATCTTCGTCTCTGGATTTGGACCTCTCTATTCTTACAGAGACTCTATCGTGTTTAACTGCAAGAAAGGTTATCTCATGAATGGCAGCAGTTTGATCCGTTGTGAAGCTGATAACAAGTGGCATCCTTCTCCCCCCATCTGTGAACTCA aTAGTTGTATAGACTTACCCAAAATTCCGTATGCTTCCTGGGAGAGAAGGGCCTGCAACCTAAGAAATCAGGAAGTATTTGAAATTGGAACTGTGTTGAAATATCAGTGCAAGCTTGGCTATAGACCTACTGTGGATGAGCCTCTGACTGTGACTTGTCAGAAAAATTTGACATGGACAACTTCCAAAGGATGTGAGA GGGTATGCTGCCCAACACCAAAGCTGGAGAATATCAGAATCACACGTGGAAGAAGACATTTCTCTGATAGGTGTGTCTATGCCTATGAAGACCACGTTTCATATGTTTGCGATGATGGCTATTACCCTGTTTCTCCTGATGGAAAGAGTTCATGCCGAGCAGATGGCAAGTGGAGGCCTGAAATGCCAGCATGTGAGCCGG CCATGTGTTTGAAACCAGAGATAAAGAATGGAAAGCTGTCTGTGGATAAGGATCAGTATGTCACACCTGAAAATGTCATCATCCACTGTGACTCTGGCTATGATTTGGTCGGTTCCCAAAATATTACTTGCTCAAAGAACAGAACCTGGTACCCAGAGGTGCCCAAGTGTGAGTGG GTGTACCCCGAAGGCTGTGAGCAGGTGCTTGTCGGCAGAGCACTCATGCAGTGTCTCCCAAACCCTAAGGATGTGAAATTGGCCCTGGAGGTGTATAAACTGTCTTTGGAGGTTGAACTCCTGGAACGGCAGAGAGACAAGGCCAAGAGATCCACTCCTTAG